TGATTACTATTCTGACAACCTGCGTATGGACCATGATAAAATTTATTTTGACTTCCATACCCCAACAGAAACAATAAAAGATTTCATATGGGAGATCCCTGGAATCCACAATGTTGAAAATGCTACGGTAGCACTGGCTATTCTTCGCAATTTGGGCGCAGATTTTGATACGCTGAAAAAAGCAATTGCCAATTTTAAAGGAATTAAAAGAAGATATACCAAACATATTTATCAAAACGGTAAAATTTATATTGATGATTATGCTCATCATCCAACAGAAATCAATGCCGTAATGGGTTCAATTAAAACATTTTACCCTGATAAAAAACTATTGGTAGCTTTCCAGCCACACCTGTTCAGCAGAACAAGAGATTTCGCAGACGGATTTGCAGAAAGCTTAAGTAAAGCTGATGAATTGATTTTACTAGATATTTATCCTGCAAGAGAACTTCAGGAGAATTTTGAAGGAATCACTTCAAACTGGCTTTTAGAAAAAGTAACATTAGAGAAAAAGGAAGTATCCAATTTATCAGATGCTTTTGAAAAAATAAAAGAAAAAGATTTTGATATCCTCCTTACAGTAGGTGCGGGGAATATAGACACCCTGTATGACCCTATCTGTGAGTGGATAAGTGAATTGTAAAAAGTAATAATGTATTAACGTATTCATGAATACATTTTACATCAATACATGAATACAAAAAAGTATGAAAAATAAATACAGAATATTAAAAATTGTTGTCACTGTAATCATCCTTGGATTATTACTGAGTTTCTCTTTGAAGAGATTCAGCAATGAGCAGATTACAGACAATAAAATTTCTGTAAAAATGAGCGAGAGAACTCCGGTTTATTTTGTGGATGAAAAAGACATTCGAGAGATCGTCCGAAGAGAAAACCCTTCGGGAAAAGTAGGAGAACTGAATATCCCTGCCTTAGAAAAAAAGATCAATTCTTTGCCGGCAGTTGATAGTGCCAATGTCTATCTGAACTTAAACGGAAAACTGAATCTGGATATCAAACAGAGAGTTCCTGTTTTCAGGCTCAATAAAGATGGAAAAGATTTTTATGTAGATGAAAGAGGAACTGAGTTTCCCATTTCAAGGACCTATTCTCACCCTTGTATGCTGGTAACAGGAAATGTACAGCCTGAAGAATATAAAAAACTGGCAGAGCTGGTAGAAAAGATCGATAAAGATGATTTCAGCAAAAAATACTTTATTGGAATTTCAAAAAGCAAAGACAGTTACAGCCTTCTGACAAGCGAAGGGAATTACAGAGTAGAAATTGGAGATCTGGAAAACATTGATTTTAAAGTAAAAGGATTTAAAACTTTTGTAGAAAAATACTTGGTCTATCAGGATCCTCAAAAATACAGTATGGTTTCTGTAAAATATCAGAACCAGATTGTAACGACTTTAAACCCTTATTTTAAGGAAAACGACAGTATTTTAAAAGCTGGAAAGCTGGAACTGGCGAAGATACCTGCTCAGGGAATGAAGAGAACAGAAACTAAGCTAAAGATAGCTGAAGAAAAAAAAGTAAATTCCTCATCAGCAAAACCCAAGGAAAGTACAAAACAAAAAACGCATACTAAGGAAACAAAAAAAACAGAGAAAAAAACAAAGGCCCCGGCACCGTCCAAACCAAAGCCGAAAGCCAAGGTTAAAATAGAATAAAAGAGTCTCTAAAAGACAATTTAATATAAAACAGGACCGGTCCTGATAATGGAAAAAGTAGAAAAAATCAAATCGATATAAAAAATGGAAAATCAAGAGTATTCAGTAGGTCTGGACATCGGGACAACGAAGATAGTCGCGATTGTCGGAAGAAGGAATGCACACGGGAAGATAGAAGTTCTCGGTGTAGGAAAAGCTAAAAGTCTTGGTGTTCATAAAGGGATTGTGAATAATATTTCGCAAACCATTAATTCAATCAAGGCTGCAGTATCCGAAGCACAATCCAGTGCTGGAGTTCCTATCCGCAAGGTTACGGTAGGTATTGCAGGAAAACACATACGTTCTCTGCAGCACTCCGATTATATTATGCGTGAACATCCGGATAAATTTATTACAGACGATGACATTGAAGCGTTAAAAGACCAGGTCAAGAAGCTGGTCATGCTTCCTGGAGAAGAAATTATCCATGTACTTCCTCAAGAATATAAAGTGGATTCCGAAGGTGAAATTCAGGAACCTGTCGGGATGCACGGAAAACGTTTAGAAGCTAATTTCCATGTTGTAGTAGGCCAAATGGGCAGCATCAGAAACATTGCAAGATGTGTTCGCGAAGCCGGGCTGGAAATGGAGGCCCTTACCCTGGAGCCATTGGCATCTTCAGAAGCGGTTCTTACAAAAGAAGAAAAAGAAGCCGGTGTAGCCATTGTTGACATTGGTGGCGGTACTACTGATATTGCTATCTTTAAAGATAATATCATCCGTCATACCTGTGTTATTCCTTACGGAGGCGGGATTATTACTGAAGATATAAAAGAAGGCTGTTCCATTATTGAGAAACATGCTGAACAATTGAAAGTAAAATTTGGTTCGGCTGTTCCCGAATTGGAAAAAGACAGTACTTTTGTAACAATTCCCGGACTTCACGGAAGACCAGACAAGGAAATTTCTTTAAAAACTCTGGCACAGATCATCAATGCAAGAGTAGAAGAAATTCTGGAAATGGTAAATACCGAGCTGAAAGCGTATGGTGCCTTTGAACAAAAGAAAAAGCTGATTGCCGGAATTGTTCTGACAGGAGGTGGTTCAAATCTGAAACACCTGCGTCAACTGGCGAATTATACCACAGGTTTTGACAGCAGAATCGGTTTTGCTAATGAATATATCGCCAACGATAAAAATCAGTACCTGAAAGGCCCTGAATTTGCTACCTCTATTGGGTTACTGATGGAGAGTTTAAAGATCAGAGATAAAAAGCAGAATGCTGATGACGTGGAAGAAGTTGAGATTGAGCAGCCTAAGCCGGAAGTAGTTACTGCACAGGCGGAAACTACCCAAACGGTTCAACAGACAGCACCCGTTCAGGAGCAGCAGCCTGTTGAAAAGGAAAAGCAGCAAAACAGAAAAGCTAAACTGACATTCGGGCAGTCGCTTATGGAAAAAGTAAAAAAATTCTTTGAAGAAGTAGAGTAAATTATAAATGAGAATGATAAGCGATAAATGATCTTTTCCTTATCAATGATCATTAATCAATTATCAATTATAATTATAAAAAGTATAGTTATGGAAAATATAGGTACACAAGGATTTTCATTTGATTTACCAAAAGGAAATTCATCCATCATAAAAGTAATCGGTGTAGGGGGCGGTGGTAACAACGCTCTGAAGCACATGTACGAAAAAGGTATCCACGGGGTAGACTTCGTGGTTTGTAACACAGATGCTCAGACACTTGACAATAACCCCGTTGCCAATAAAGTTCAGCTAGGAACTTCCATTACGGAAGGTCTGGGGGCTGG
This genomic window from Chryseobacterium sp. MEBOG06 contains:
- a CDS encoding cell division protein FtsQ/DivIB, producing the protein MKNKYRILKIVVTVIILGLLLSFSLKRFSNEQITDNKISVKMSERTPVYFVDEKDIREIVRRENPSGKVGELNIPALEKKINSLPAVDSANVYLNLNGKLNLDIKQRVPVFRLNKDGKDFYVDERGTEFPISRTYSHPCMLVTGNVQPEEYKKLAELVEKIDKDDFSKKYFIGISKSKDSYSLLTSEGNYRVEIGDLENIDFKVKGFKTFVEKYLVYQDPQKYSMVSVKYQNQIVTTLNPYFKENDSILKAGKLELAKIPAQGMKRTETKLKIAEEKKVNSSSAKPKESTKQKTHTKETKKTEKKTKAPAPSKPKPKAKVKIE
- the ftsA gene encoding cell division protein FtsA; protein product: MENQEYSVGLDIGTTKIVAIVGRRNAHGKIEVLGVGKAKSLGVHKGIVNNISQTINSIKAAVSEAQSSAGVPIRKVTVGIAGKHIRSLQHSDYIMREHPDKFITDDDIEALKDQVKKLVMLPGEEIIHVLPQEYKVDSEGEIQEPVGMHGKRLEANFHVVVGQMGSIRNIARCVREAGLEMEALTLEPLASSEAVLTKEEKEAGVAIVDIGGGTTDIAIFKDNIIRHTCVIPYGGGIITEDIKEGCSIIEKHAEQLKVKFGSAVPELEKDSTFVTIPGLHGRPDKEISLKTLAQIINARVEEILEMVNTELKAYGAFEQKKKLIAGIVLTGGGSNLKHLRQLANYTTGFDSRIGFANEYIANDKNQYLKGPEFATSIGLLMESLKIRDKKQNADDVEEVEIEQPKPEVVTAQAETTQTVQQTAPVQEQQPVEKEKQQNRKAKLTFGQSLMEKVKKFFEEVE